Proteins encoded within one genomic window of Pigmentiphaga sp. H8:
- a CDS encoding NAD(+) synthase, whose protein sequence is MKGNFFNLYAHGFARVAVGVPRCKVADPAFNAAQTLDLARQAVAQGAALVAFPELGLSAYTCDDLFHQGALLEACEQALGDIVAGSAGLSAALIVGLPLRVNHSLFNCAVVVARGRILGVVPKTYLPNYGEFYEARQFTSGDCTVATQVELAGQRAPFGPAQLFEVADVPGLRFHVEICEDVWVPIPPSSFAALAGASVLVNLSASNIVVGKSGYRHQLVSQQSARCLAAYLYTSAGRGESSTDLAWDGQSIIYENGELLAESGRFLDDSHLILADVDLERLSHERMRQTTFGQSVLRHKAEAERFQTVSFEIGLAADQPLALRRRVERFPYVPADRRRRDERCDEVYNIQVQALVQRLSAIGMDKVVIGVSGGLDSTHALLVCAKAMDRLNLPRANIIGVTMPGFATSGRTLQQARALMRVVGCTAMEIDIRPSCTQMLQDIGHPYASGQEVYDITFENVQAGERTSHLFRLANFHNAIVIGTGDLSELALGWCTYGVGDHMSHYNVNASVPKTLITHLVRWVAETGKVGDGSQVLLDILGTEISPELVPGKTDGAPAQRTEQFIGPYELQDFNLYYILRYGFAPSKVAFLALAAWHDRERGDWPEEAHVPRNQYELAAIKRNLGIFVHRFFKTSQFKRSCVPNAPKVGSGGSLSPRGDWRAPSDSEEVVWKADLANIPDSAPDA, encoded by the coding sequence ATGAAAGGCAATTTCTTCAACCTCTACGCGCACGGATTCGCGCGGGTGGCGGTGGGCGTGCCCCGCTGCAAGGTGGCCGATCCCGCGTTCAACGCGGCGCAGACGCTGGACCTGGCGCGGCAGGCGGTCGCGCAGGGAGCGGCGCTGGTGGCGTTTCCCGAACTGGGCCTTTCCGCCTATACCTGCGACGACCTGTTCCACCAGGGGGCGCTGCTGGAGGCCTGCGAACAGGCGCTGGGCGACATCGTGGCCGGGTCCGCCGGGCTGTCCGCCGCGCTGATCGTGGGGCTGCCCCTAAGGGTGAACCATTCCCTGTTCAACTGCGCCGTGGTGGTGGCGCGGGGACGCATCCTGGGCGTCGTGCCCAAGACCTACCTGCCCAACTACGGCGAGTTCTACGAAGCGCGCCAGTTCACCTCCGGCGACTGCACGGTGGCCACCCAGGTCGAACTGGCCGGCCAGCGGGCACCTTTCGGGCCGGCCCAGCTGTTCGAGGTGGCCGACGTGCCGGGGCTGCGCTTTCACGTGGAAATCTGCGAGGACGTGTGGGTGCCGATCCCGCCGTCGTCCTTCGCGGCGCTGGCGGGGGCCAGCGTGCTGGTGAACCTGTCGGCGTCGAACATCGTGGTGGGCAAGTCGGGATACCGCCACCAACTGGTCAGCCAGCAGTCGGCGCGCTGCCTGGCCGCCTACCTGTACACGTCGGCGGGCCGGGGCGAATCGTCCACCGACCTGGCCTGGGACGGCCAGTCCATCATCTACGAGAACGGCGAGCTGCTGGCCGAGTCCGGCCGTTTCCTGGACGACTCGCATCTGATCCTGGCCGACGTCGATCTCGAGCGCCTGTCGCACGAGCGCATGCGGCAGACCACGTTCGGCCAGTCGGTGCTGCGCCACAAGGCCGAGGCCGAGCGGTTCCAGACCGTTTCCTTCGAGATCGGCCTGGCCGCGGACCAGCCCCTGGCGCTGCGGCGCCGGGTCGAGCGCTTCCCCTACGTGCCGGCCGACCGCCGGCGCCGCGACGAACGCTGCGACGAGGTCTACAACATCCAGGTCCAGGCGCTGGTGCAGCGGCTGTCGGCCATAGGCATGGACAAGGTGGTGATCGGCGTGTCCGGGGGACTGGACTCGACCCATGCGCTGCTGGTCTGCGCCAAGGCCATGGACCGCCTGAACCTGCCGCGGGCGAACATCATCGGCGTGACCATGCCGGGCTTCGCCACCAGCGGGCGTACCCTGCAGCAGGCACGCGCGCTGATGCGCGTGGTCGGCTGCACGGCCATGGAGATCGACATCCGGCCCAGCTGCACGCAGATGCTCCAGGACATCGGGCACCCGTACGCCTCGGGCCAGGAGGTCTACGACATCACCTTCGAGAACGTGCAGGCCGGCGAGCGCACCAGCCACCTGTTCCGGCTGGCCAATTTCCACAATGCCATCGTGATCGGCACCGGCGACCTGAGCGAACTGGCGCTGGGCTGGTGCACCTATGGCGTGGGCGACCACATGTCGCACTACAACGTCAACGCCAGCGTGCCCAAGACCCTGATCACCCACCTGGTGCGCTGGGTGGCCGAGACGGGCAAGGTGGGCGACGGCAGCCAGGTGCTGCTGGACATCCTGGGCACCGAGATCAGCCCGGAGCTGGTGCCGGGCAAGACCGATGGCGCGCCGGCGCAGCGGACCGAGCAGTTCATCGGGCCCTACGAACTGCAGGACTTCAACCTGTACTACATCCTGCGCTATGGCTTCGCGCCTTCGAAGGTCGCTTTCCTGGCGCTGGCCGCCTGGCACGACCGCGAGCGCGGCGACTGGCCCGAGGAAGCGCACGTGCCGCGCAACCAGTACGAACTGGCCGCCATCAAGCGCAACCTGGGCATCTTCGTGCACCGGTTCTTCAAGACCAGCCAGTTCAAGCGTTCGTGCGTGCCCAACGCGCCCAAGGTCGGCTCGGGCGGCTCGCTGTCGCCGCGCGGCGACTGGCGCGCCCCCAGCGATTCCGAGGAAGTCGTCTGGAAGGCCGACCTCGCGAACATTCCCGACTCCGCGCCGGACGCCTGA
- a CDS encoding P-II family nitrogen regulator has translation MKQVTAIIKPFKLDEVREALAQVGVNGLTVTEVKGFGRQKGHTELYRGAEYVVDFLPKIRIELVIADELVDQAVEAIIRVARTGKIGDGKIFVTPVEQVIRIRTGETGEAAV, from the coding sequence ATGAAGCAAGTCACCGCCATCATCAAACCGTTCAAGCTCGACGAGGTCCGCGAAGCGCTGGCCCAGGTCGGCGTCAATGGTCTGACCGTGACGGAAGTCAAGGGCTTCGGCCGCCAGAAGGGGCATACCGAACTCTATCGCGGCGCCGAATACGTGGTGGACTTCCTGCCCAAGATCCGCATCGAGCTGGTGATCGCCGACGAACTGGTCGACCAGGCCGTGGAGGCCATCATCCGCGTGGCGCGCACGGGCAAGATCGGCGACGGCAAGATCTTCGTCACGCCCGTCGAGCAGGTCATCCGCATCCGCACCGGCGAGACCGGCGAAGCCGCGGTCTGA